A single genomic interval of Polaribacter vadi harbors:
- a CDS encoding DUF1573 domain-containing protein: protein MKTILTLFFIGILSLTTNAQEFKFDAETIDYGKIDKGADGVRTFTFTNIGDQPLIIKDIKSSCGCTIPEKPKKPILPNEKGTIKVSYNTNIIGGFSKSITILSNVKKERTVIKIKGFVYDGVTLEKEKSMLSNENLF, encoded by the coding sequence ATGAAAACGATACTTACATTATTTTTTATAGGAATTTTGAGTTTAACTACAAATGCTCAAGAATTTAAGTTTGATGCAGAAACTATTGATTATGGTAAAATTGATAAAGGAGCTGATGGTGTTAGAACTTTTACATTTACTAATATTGGAGATCAACCCTTAATTATAAAAGATATAAAATCTTCTTGTGGTTGTACTATTCCAGAAAAGCCAAAAAAACCAATTTTACCAAACGAAAAAGGAACTATAAAAGTTTCTTACAATACGAATATTATTGGGGGTTTTTCTAAATCCATCACCATTTTATCGAACGTAAAAAAAGAAAGAACAGTTATTAAAATTAAAGGTTTTGTGTATGATGGAGTTACTTTAGAAAAAGAAAAAAGTATGCTTTCCAATGAAAATTTATTTTAA
- the murB gene encoding UDP-N-acetylmuramate dehydrogenase gives MNIQQNISLKNYNTFGIDVTAKHFVSVDSVYQLQQLLKKEKDIFLISGGSNMLLTKDIEQLVVHIDINGISIDKEDDNFVYLTVNAGENWHEFVLFCVDNNYGGIENLSLIPGNVGTCPIQNIGAYGVEVKDTITKVEAIEIESQKLVSFSNAECNFGYRNSIFKNEVKGNFVITSVSFKLTKKNHQLNTSYGAIETELASKNIKNPSLKNISDAVIAIRKSKLPDPKEIGNSGSFFKNPVISEMLFLELQNEYPTIPSYPVISSEVEKSETEVKIPAGWLIEKAGFKGKRFGNYGVHEKQALVLVNYGNATGKEIYQLAKKIQETILKQFRISLEIEVNIIA, from the coding sequence ATGAATATCCAACAAAACATTTCTTTAAAAAACTACAATACTTTTGGTATTGATGTAACAGCAAAACATTTTGTTTCTGTTGATTCAGTATATCAATTACAGCAACTTTTAAAAAAAGAAAAGGACATTTTTCTAATTTCTGGTGGAAGTAATATGTTACTTACAAAAGACATTGAGCAATTGGTTGTGCATATTGATATCAATGGAATTTCTATTGATAAAGAAGATGATAATTTTGTTTATTTAACGGTTAATGCTGGTGAAAATTGGCACGAATTTGTATTGTTTTGTGTCGATAATAATTATGGAGGCATTGAAAACTTATCGTTAATTCCTGGAAATGTTGGTACTTGCCCAATTCAGAATATTGGTGCGTATGGAGTTGAAGTAAAAGATACGATTACAAAAGTTGAAGCTATAGAAATTGAAAGTCAAAAATTAGTTTCATTTTCAAATGCTGAGTGCAATTTTGGGTATCGAAATTCAATTTTTAAAAACGAAGTAAAAGGTAACTTTGTAATTACTTCTGTAAGTTTTAAATTGACGAAAAAGAATCATCAATTAAATACCTCTTATGGTGCTATTGAAACTGAATTAGCATCCAAAAACATCAAAAACCCTTCTTTAAAAAATATTTCTGATGCAGTAATTGCTATCAGAAAATCGAAATTACCAGATCCAAAAGAAATTGGTAATAGTGGTAGTTTTTTTAAAAACCCAGTAATTTCTGAAATGTTGTTTTTAGAATTGCAAAATGAATATCCAACCATTCCAAGTTATCCTGTCATTTCGAGCGAAGTCGAGAAGTCTGAGACTGAGGTTAAAATTCCTGCTGGTTGGCTCATAGAAAAAGCTGGTTTTAAAGGAAAACGTTTTGGCAATTATGGTGTTCATGAAAAACAAGCCTTGGTTTTGGTAAATTATGGCAATGCTACTGGAAAAGAAATTTATCAATTGGCAAAAAAAATACAGGAAACAATTTTAAAACAGTTTCGTATTTCTCTAGAGATTGAGGTAAATATAATTGCTTAA
- a CDS encoding glycosyltransferase, whose amino-acid sequence MVITVVFYVFVVFTGIQILYYLIFSSFLFKQKKKSNNTEKVPVSVIVFAKNSATNLQKNLPNYLAQDYPEFEIVLINNASVDTTEDVIETFTAKHKNIKVVSVENNEAFWNNKKYALTLGIKAAKYDHLLFTNINSNPVSEHWITEMSKKFTLKRTIVLGYEKYKKENSFNNLFIRFHRLLKAIQCLSFAKQGSPFMAFGNNLAYKKTEFFKVNGFIKHIKIKFAEDDLFIKDAATKENISYAISKNSFIETDAPESFNDWFQEQRILSSIEEHFKFKNQFFLSFFVISKLFFYVLASILFFLYPWQIILAIVLGYFLVQYIIIGLSAKKLKEPQIIFFLPFLEISLLLIQISIFIANLISKPNHWK is encoded by the coding sequence ATGGTTATAACTGTAGTTTTCTACGTCTTTGTAGTATTTACAGGCATTCAAATATTATATTACCTTATATTCTCTTCTTTTCTTTTTAAACAAAAGAAAAAATCAAATAATACTGAAAAGGTACCAGTTTCTGTAATTGTTTTTGCAAAAAACAGTGCCACTAATTTACAAAAAAACTTACCCAATTATTTAGCTCAAGATTATCCTGAATTCGAAATTGTGCTCATAAATAATGCTTCTGTAGATACAACTGAAGATGTTATTGAAACATTTACGGCAAAACACAAAAATATTAAAGTTGTAAGCGTAGAGAATAACGAAGCTTTTTGGAACAATAAAAAATACGCATTAACATTAGGTATAAAAGCTGCTAAATACGATCATTTATTATTTACAAACATCAATTCGAATCCAGTTAGTGAGCATTGGATTACTGAAATGAGCAAAAAATTCACCTTAAAAAGAACGATTGTTTTAGGGTATGAAAAATATAAAAAAGAGAACTCTTTTAACAATCTTTTTATTCGCTTTCATAGATTACTAAAGGCTATTCAATGTTTATCTTTTGCAAAACAAGGTTCTCCTTTTATGGCATTTGGCAATAATTTAGCCTATAAAAAAACGGAATTTTTTAAAGTTAACGGCTTTATAAAACACATAAAAATAAAATTTGCAGAAGACGATTTATTTATAAAAGATGCTGCAACTAAAGAAAACATAAGTTATGCTATTTCTAAAAATAGTTTTATAGAAACTGATGCACCAGAATCTTTTAACGATTGGTTTCAAGAACAGCGAATTTTAAGTTCTATAGAGGAGCATTTTAAATTTAAAAATCAGTTTTTTTTAAGTTTTTTTGTTATTTCTAAGCTGTTCTTTTATGTTTTAGCAAGTATTTTATTTTTCTTGTATCCTTGGCAAATAATTTTAGCAATTGTACTTGGCTATTTTTTAGTGCAATATATTATAATTGGTCTTTCAGCAAAAAAACTAAAAGAACCACAGATTATTTTTTTCCTTCCTTTCTTAGAAATTTCTTTATTGTTGATTCAAATTAGTATATTTATTGCTAATTTGATTTCAAAACCCAATCATTGGAAATAG
- a CDS encoding valine--tRNA ligase: MAIPSKYDASKVEDKWYAYWLKNNYFHSEVDHTKESYTIVIPPPNVTGVLHMGHMLNNTIQDVLIRRARLLGKNACWVPGTDHASIATEAKVVAKLKEQGISKSDLTRAEFLQHAFDWKDEYGGKILEQLKKLGASCDWERTKFTMDAEMSESVIKVFVDLYNKGLIYRGYRMVNWDPEAKTTLSDEEVIHEERQGNLYYLQYKIEDSEDTLTIATTRPETIFGDTAICINPNDERFTHLKGKRAIVPLSGRIIPIIEDEYVDLEFGTGCLKVTPAHDENDKNLGDKHNLEVIDIFNDDATLNSFGLHYQGKDRFVVRKEIAKELEEKGILVKTEVHTNKVGTSERTKAVIEPRLSDQWFLKMEELAKPAIDAVLGENAEVNLYPKKFENTYRHWMENVRDWNISRQLWWGQQIPAYFYGDGKEDFVVAENIEDALVLAKERTKNDELTTKNLRQDEDALDTWFSSWLWPMSVFDGIRNPENEEIKYYYPTNDLVTGPDILFFWVARMIVAGYEYKDAKPFENVYLTGLVRDKQRRKMSKSLGNSPDALKLIDDYGADGIRVGLLLSAPAGNDILFDEDLCQQGKGFANKIWNAFRLIKGWEVDASLPQPETAKIGLEWYEAKFQKALAEIEDHFSKYRLSDALMAIYKLINDDFSSWLLEIVKPAYLQPIDKTTFDAIIEVLENNLKVLHPFMPFLTEEIWQFIADRTPEEALIIAKYPVIKDFDAQIIADFDFASDVISGIRTIRKDKNIAFKDAIELFIIDAEQNPKEFDAVIQKLTNTATITTVTEKVEGASFRVKSNEYFVPISIENIDVEAEIEKLSGELKRAEGFLVGIQKKLSNERFVANAPEKVLELERKKESDTLAKIQTIIGSLNSLK, from the coding sequence ATGGCAATTCCATCTAAATATGATGCAAGTAAGGTAGAAGATAAGTGGTATGCTTATTGGCTTAAAAATAACTATTTTCATTCGGAAGTAGATCACACCAAAGAATCTTATACAATTGTAATTCCACCTCCAAACGTAACAGGTGTTTTGCACATGGGCCACATGTTGAACAATACAATTCAAGATGTGTTAATTCGTAGAGCAAGATTATTGGGCAAAAACGCTTGTTGGGTTCCAGGAACAGATCACGCATCTATTGCAACAGAAGCAAAAGTTGTAGCAAAATTAAAAGAGCAAGGAATTTCTAAAAGTGATTTAACGCGTGCAGAATTTTTACAACACGCTTTTGATTGGAAAGATGAATATGGAGGAAAAATTCTTGAACAATTAAAAAAGTTAGGTGCTTCTTGCGATTGGGAAAGAACCAAATTTACCATGGATGCAGAAATGTCTGAATCTGTAATTAAAGTTTTTGTTGATTTATACAACAAAGGTTTAATTTACAGAGGTTACAGAATGGTAAATTGGGATCCTGAAGCTAAAACCACACTTTCTGATGAAGAAGTAATTCATGAAGAAAGACAAGGAAACTTGTATTATTTACAATATAAAATTGAAGATTCAGAAGATACTTTAACGATTGCTACAACACGTCCAGAAACCATTTTTGGAGATACTGCAATTTGTATCAACCCAAATGATGAACGTTTTACACATTTAAAAGGGAAGAGAGCAATTGTGCCTTTATCTGGAAGAATTATTCCAATAATTGAAGATGAATATGTGGATTTGGAGTTTGGAACTGGTTGCTTAAAAGTAACACCTGCTCATGATGAAAATGATAAAAATTTAGGTGATAAACACAATTTAGAGGTTATCGATATTTTTAATGATGATGCTACTTTGAACTCTTTCGGTTTACATTATCAAGGAAAAGATAGGTTTGTTGTAAGAAAAGAAATCGCTAAAGAATTAGAAGAAAAAGGGATTTTAGTAAAAACTGAAGTACATACCAATAAAGTTGGTACATCAGAAAGAACAAAAGCAGTTATAGAACCAAGATTATCTGATCAATGGTTTTTAAAAATGGAAGAGTTAGCAAAACCTGCTATTGATGCTGTTTTAGGAGAAAATGCTGAAGTTAATTTATATCCAAAAAAGTTCGAGAATACCTACAGACATTGGATGGAAAATGTGCGTGATTGGAATATTTCTCGTCAACTTTGGTGGGGACAACAAATTCCTGCATATTTCTATGGAGATGGAAAAGAAGATTTTGTAGTTGCAGAAAACATCGAAGATGCATTAGTTCTTGCAAAAGAGAGAACTAAAAACGATGAATTAACAACTAAAAATTTGCGTCAAGATGAGGATGCTTTAGACACTTGGTTTTCTTCTTGGTTATGGCCAATGTCGGTTTTTGATGGAATTAGAAATCCAGAAAATGAAGAAATTAAATACTATTACCCAACAAACGATTTAGTAACAGGACCAGATATTTTATTTTTCTGGGTGGCAAGAATGATTGTTGCTGGGTATGAATATAAAGATGCAAAACCTTTCGAAAATGTTTATTTAACTGGTTTGGTTAGAGATAAGCAGAGACGAAAAATGTCTAAATCTTTAGGGAATTCTCCTGATGCTTTAAAATTGATAGACGATTATGGAGCAGATGGTATTCGAGTTGGACTATTATTAAGTGCTCCAGCAGGAAACGATATTCTGTTTGATGAAGATTTATGTCAGCAAGGAAAAGGATTTGCAAACAAAATTTGGAACGCTTTTAGATTGATAAAAGGTTGGGAAGTTGATGCAAGTTTGCCTCAACCAGAAACTGCAAAAATTGGTTTAGAATGGTATGAAGCAAAATTTCAAAAAGCATTAGCAGAAATAGAAGATCATTTTTCAAAATACAGATTATCGGATGCTTTAATGGCAATTTATAAATTAATAAATGATGATTTTTCTTCTTGGTTATTAGAGATAGTAAAACCTGCATATTTACAGCCAATTGATAAAACTACGTTTGATGCTATTATTGAAGTTTTAGAAAATAATTTAAAAGTGTTGCATCCTTTTATGCCATTTTTAACGGAAGAAATTTGGCAATTTATTGCTGATAGAACTCCAGAAGAAGCTTTAATTATTGCTAAATATCCTGTAATAAAAGATTTTGATGCACAGATAATCGCAGATTTTGATTTTGCTTCGGATGTAATTTCAGGAATTAGAACGATTAGAAAAGATAAAAATATTGCGTTTAAAGATGCTATTGAATTGTTTATAATTGATGCAGAACAAAATCCAAAAGAATTTGATGCTGTTATTCAAAAACTGACAAATACAGCAACTATAACAACAGTTACAGAAAAAGTAGAAGGTGCTTCTTTTAGAGTAAAATCGAATGAATATTTTGTGCCAATCTCCATAGAAAATATCGATGTTGAAGCAGAAATAGAAAAATTATCAGGAGAATTAAAAAGAGCAGAAGGCTTTTTAGTAGGGATTCAAAAGAAATTATCTAACGAACGTTTTGTAGCAAATGCTCCAGAAAAAGTCTTGGAATTAGAACGTAAAAAAGAATCTGATACCTTGGCTAAAATTCAAACAATTATTGGAAGTTTAAATTCGCTCAAATAA
- a CDS encoding RNA polymerase sigma factor — translation MEIDNTKIESHIIKAKEGNQSSFRFLLNTFWGDVYNYQLKRTRSENEAEDIAIQTFSKAFDKIHTFDESYVFKTWLIAISKNVYIDILRKKKTSIFTETTKEQEDKIYLVVDENPTPEDKIIREQNLAKLLRDIKQLKPKYQEVIQLRYFQELSYKEISTQIDEPMNNVKVKLLRAKKLLAAIIKKS, via the coding sequence TTGGAAATAGACAATACCAAAATTGAATCACATATTATAAAAGCGAAAGAAGGGAATCAATCTTCTTTTCGTTTTTTGTTGAATACTTTTTGGGGCGATGTTTATAATTATCAACTAAAAAGAACAAGAAGCGAAAATGAAGCTGAAGATATTGCTATCCAAACTTTTTCTAAAGCTTTTGATAAAATTCATACGTTTGATGAAAGTTACGTTTTTAAAACTTGGTTGATTGCCATTTCTAAAAATGTTTATATCGATATTTTACGAAAGAAAAAAACATCAATCTTTACAGAAACCACCAAAGAACAAGAAGATAAAATTTATTTAGTAGTTGATGAAAATCCTACTCCAGAAGATAAAATTATTAGAGAACAAAATTTAGCAAAATTGTTGCGAGATATTAAACAATTAAAACCTAAATACCAAGAAGTTATACAGTTACGTTATTTTCAAGAATTGAGTTACAAAGAAATTTCTACGCAAATTGATGAACCTATGAATAACGTAAAAGTAAAATTATTACGTGCTAAAAAATTGTTGGCAGCCATTATTAAGAAGAGTTAA
- a CDS encoding pyridoxal phosphate-dependent aminotransferase, protein MPTISKKGNQMPESPIRKLVPYAEDAKKRGVKVYHLNIGQPDIKTPQVALDAVKNNNIETLSYARSEGSEEYRVKLSKYYKNNNINVTEDNIIVTTGGSEALFFTMGSIADADDEIIIPEPFYANYNGFATASGVTVVPVISNIDDNFALPKIEDFEKLITKKTKAILICNPGNPTGYLYSKEEIQKLKEIVLKHDLFLIADEVYREFAYDGLEHTSVLSLEGLEQNAIIVDSVSKRYSMCGARIGCIVSKNKDFIKTAVKFAQARLSPPTYALIASEAALETPQSYFDDVKAEYVERRNTLIAELEKIEGVKVAKPKGAFYCVAQLPVKDTDAFAQWLLEDFNMNNETVMVAPASGFYSTPGEGKNQIRMAYVLNKKDLIKSVEILKEALKVYKE, encoded by the coding sequence ATGCCAACAATATCTAAGAAAGGGAATCAAATGCCAGAATCGCCAATAAGAAAATTGGTGCCTTATGCAGAAGATGCGAAAAAAAGAGGCGTTAAAGTATACCATTTAAATATAGGTCAACCAGATATTAAAACACCACAAGTTGCTTTAGATGCTGTTAAAAACAACAATATCGAAACGTTGTCTTATGCACGTTCTGAAGGTTCTGAAGAGTATAGAGTAAAACTTTCTAAATACTATAAAAACAACAATATTAATGTAACTGAAGATAATATTATTGTAACTACAGGTGGTTCTGAAGCGTTGTTTTTTACCATGGGAAGTATTGCAGATGCAGATGATGAAATAATAATTCCTGAGCCTTTTTATGCAAATTATAATGGTTTTGCTACTGCTTCTGGAGTTACAGTTGTTCCTGTAATTTCTAATATTGATGATAATTTTGCACTTCCTAAAATTGAGGATTTTGAGAAGTTAATCACAAAAAAAACAAAGGCAATTTTAATCTGTAATCCAGGAAACCCAACAGGATATTTATATTCGAAAGAAGAAATTCAAAAATTAAAAGAAATTGTTTTAAAGCACGATTTATTTTTAATTGCTGATGAAGTATATAGAGAATTCGCTTACGATGGTTTAGAGCATACTTCTGTACTTTCTTTAGAAGGTTTAGAGCAAAATGCAATTATTGTAGATTCAGTTTCTAAACGTTACAGCATGTGTGGAGCAAGAATTGGTTGTATTGTTTCTAAAAATAAAGATTTTATAAAAACGGCTGTTAAATTTGCGCAAGCAAGATTAAGCCCACCAACCTATGCTTTAATTGCAAGTGAAGCTGCTTTAGAAACGCCACAAAGTTATTTTGATGATGTAAAAGCAGAATATGTAGAAAGAAGAAACACTTTAATTGCTGAATTAGAAAAAATTGAAGGCGTAAAAGTTGCCAAGCCAAAAGGTGCTTTTTATTGTGTTGCTCAATTACCTGTAAAAGATACGGATGCTTTTGCACAATGGTTGTTAGAAGATTTTAATATGAATAACGAAACTGTCATGGTTGCTCCAGCAAGTGGATTTTACTCAACTCCAGGTGAAGGAAAAAACCAAATTAGAATGGCATACGTTTTAAACAAAAAGGATTTGATTAAGTCTGTAGAGATTTTAAAAGAAGCTTTAAAGGTTTATAAAGAGTAA
- a CDS encoding membrane or secreted protein gives MKLLLITLVLLGVGVAGICIKIWAKKDGKFAGTCASQNPMLNQNGEACGFCGKPADEFETCSEPQHK, from the coding sequence ATGAAATTACTTTTGATAACTTTAGTTTTATTAGGTGTTGGAGTTGCAGGAATTTGCATTAAAATTTGGGCAAAAAAAGATGGTAAATTTGCAGGAACTTGTGCTAGCCAAAACCCAATGTTAAATCAAAATGGAGAAGCTTGTGGTTTTTGTGGAAAACCAGCAGATGAATTTGAAACTTGTTCAGAACCACAACATAAATAA
- a CDS encoding DUF1573 domain-containing protein produces MKKVFLFVLALLFSMAISAQEFKFEKETINYGKIKKNADGKRIFKFTNIGDAPIIIKEIKTSCDCTVPEKPKKPIMPGEEATITVSYDTATVGGFSKEIIIFSNAKTSPKKIKIKGFIID; encoded by the coding sequence ATGAAAAAAGTATTTCTTTTTGTTTTAGCGTTGCTATTTTCAATGGCGATTTCTGCTCAGGAATTCAAGTTTGAAAAAGAAACCATTAATTACGGAAAAATCAAGAAAAATGCAGATGGCAAACGTATTTTTAAATTTACAAATATTGGAGATGCACCCATCATTATAAAAGAAATTAAAACTTCTTGCGATTGTACTGTACCAGAAAAACCGAAAAAACCAATTATGCCAGGAGAAGAAGCAACGATTACTGTTTCTTATGATACTGCAACTGTTGGTGGCTTTTCTAAAGAAATTATTATTTTTTCGAATGCAAAAACATCACCCAAAAAAATTAAAATTAAAGGTTTTATAATTGATTAA
- a CDS encoding OmpA/MotB family protein: MKRLMIPVAVLAMITTSCVSKKKYVELEERHTNTIGTLQKTTLEKEALEAKFAKIEERVVSYNDKINSLKSDNVSLQRDNEIKLDMVGNAAVISKRTKEKMLETLAKVDPAILANAKTLKDSLNIAVSYNLKKSIDTSDIENSDDIEINIDQTVVMISVSDKLLFNTASYNIKSSAYPLLEKLAKVIKSEPSMDVMIEGHTDSRTINNAVVQDNWDLSVKRATSIIRLLENKYQVEGKRLIAAGRGSTMPLVENSSNKNRAKNRRTRIVILPNLDKFFSLLTDEGVIAKD, from the coding sequence ATGAAAAGACTTATGATACCAGTTGCTGTTTTAGCAATGATTACAACTTCATGTGTTTCAAAAAAGAAATATGTTGAATTAGAAGAAAGACATACAAATACAATAGGAACACTTCAAAAAACGACTTTAGAGAAAGAAGCTTTAGAAGCTAAATTTGCAAAAATTGAGGAACGTGTGGTTTCTTATAATGATAAAATAAATTCTTTAAAAAGTGATAATGTTTCTTTACAAAGAGACAATGAAATAAAGTTAGATATGGTTGGTAATGCAGCTGTAATATCTAAAAGAACAAAAGAAAAAATGCTGGAAACATTGGCAAAAGTAGATCCAGCTATTTTAGCAAACGCTAAAACGTTAAAAGATTCATTAAATATTGCAGTGTCTTACAATTTAAAAAAATCTATTGACACTTCAGATATAGAAAATTCTGATGATATTGAAATTAACATTGATCAAACTGTGGTAATGATTTCTGTTTCTGATAAATTGCTTTTTAATACTGCAAGTTATAACATAAAAAGTAGTGCTTATCCTTTATTAGAAAAATTAGCAAAAGTGATAAAATCTGAACCAAGTATGGATGTTATGATTGAAGGGCACACAGATTCTAGAACTATAAACAATGCAGTTGTGCAAGATAATTGGGATTTGAGTGTAAAAAGAGCCACTTCAATTATTAGACTTCTAGAGAACAAGTATCAAGTAGAAGGCAAAAGATTAATTGCTGCAGGTAGAGGTTCTACAATGCCTTTGGTTGAAAATAGTTCGAATAAAAATAGAGCAAAAAATAGAAGAACTCGAATTGTTATTCTACCAAATCTAGATAAATTCTTCTCTCTTTTAACGGATGAAGGTGTCATTGCAAAGGATTAA
- a CDS encoding aldo/keto reductase — translation MSKKDKYVADENRYEKMNYRRTGNSGLLLPEISLGLWHNFGDVDDFENSRDLLKCAFDNGITHFDLANNYGPPPGSAEKNFGKILKKDFKNYRDELIISSKAGYGMWAGPYGDLGSKKFLVASLDQSLKRMGLDYVDIFYHHRPDYDTPLEETMGTLDLMVRQGKALYVGLSNYEPERAEKAFKILKDLGTPCLIHQPRYSLFDRWIEDGLLDLLGKSNIGAICFSPLAQGMLTNKYINGLPKDSRAVKDSPFLNTDKVQEMLPKIKALHEIAASRNQNLAQMAISWILKDDRITSVLIGASKTSQILDSIKAIENTVFSDEELKRIENVLKS, via the coding sequence ATGAGTAAAAAAGACAAGTATGTAGCAGATGAAAATCGCTATGAGAAAATGAACTACAGAAGAACAGGAAATAGTGGTTTATTATTACCTGAAATTTCTCTGGGTTTATGGCACAATTTCGGAGATGTAGACGATTTTGAAAATTCAAGAGACTTATTAAAATGTGCGTTCGATAATGGAATTACGCATTTTGATTTGGCAAACAATTATGGACCTCCTCCAGGATCTGCAGAAAAAAACTTTGGTAAAATCTTAAAAAAAGATTTTAAAAACTATAGAGATGAATTGATTATATCTTCGAAAGCAGGTTATGGTATGTGGGCTGGACCTTATGGAGATTTAGGTTCTAAAAAGTTTTTAGTTGCCAGTTTAGATCAAAGTTTAAAAAGAATGGGCTTGGATTATGTTGATATTTTTTATCATCATAGACCAGATTATGACACGCCTTTAGAAGAAACTATGGGCACATTAGATTTGATGGTAAGACAAGGAAAAGCATTGTATGTTGGTTTGTCTAATTATGAACCAGAAAGAGCTGAAAAAGCGTTTAAAATCTTGAAAGATTTAGGAACTCCGTGTTTAATTCATCAACCAAGATATAGTTTATTTGATAGATGGATTGAAGATGGTTTGTTAGATTTATTAGGAAAATCTAACATTGGTGCAATCTGTTTTTCGCCTTTAGCACAGGGAATGTTAACCAATAAATACATCAATGGCTTGCCAAAAGATTCTAGAGCTGTTAAAGATAGTCCATTTTTAAATACTGATAAGGTTCAGGAAATGCTCCCTAAAATTAAGGCTTTACATGAAATTGCAGCAAGCAGAAATCAGAATTTAGCACAAATGGCAATTTCTTGGATTTTAAAAGATGATAGAATTACATCTGTTTTAATTGGTGCAAGTAAAACAAGTCAGATTTTAGATAGTATAAAAGCAATTGAAAATACTGTTTTTTCTGATGAGGAATTGAAGCGTATTGAAAACGTGTTAAAAAGCTAA
- a CDS encoding retropepsin-like aspartic protease has protein sequence MKKKQLIFLFLLLSFSLENNSQDGFSFLDKTTLKERVSFKLINNLIVIPLEINGRTLSFILDSGVNKTILFNISKNDSIGLNNVEKVNLQGLGNGKSVEALLSKNNKINIKGLTSSNETLYVIVEDFFDLSAKMGITIHGIVGYNLLKNFVVKINYKNKKIVFYKPEKYRLKKCRKCEIFPLSFYRRKPYIDAQVQLDTVGNSLTDVKLLVDSGGTDAIWLFEDTKDIIQTPNRFFPDVLGEGLSGPIHGNRSRIPKIKLKSFELEKPTVSFLDAVSTYNARKYKERNGSIGASILNRFVVWFDYSNRQMMLKKNSSLKKEFNYNMSGLDIVYYGKQLVKEENSQKLTGGYNQKLNTGNQNNSISFITSFSYKFKPTYKIKMVVQGSPADKAGLLKDDVIIKINGRDSYDLTLGQIVSKFKEKKGRKIKMVIERKGVKMKFQFRLEAKI, from the coding sequence GTGAAAAAAAAACAGCTAATTTTTTTATTTCTTTTGCTTAGTTTTTCTCTAGAAAATAACTCTCAAGATGGGTTTTCTTTTTTAGATAAAACAACATTAAAAGAACGTGTTAGTTTTAAATTAATTAATAATTTAATTGTAATTCCTTTAGAAATAAATGGAAGAACATTATCTTTTATTTTAGATTCTGGTGTCAATAAAACCATTCTATTTAATATTTCTAAAAATGATAGTATTGGTTTAAATAATGTTGAAAAAGTAAATCTACAAGGTTTAGGAAATGGAAAATCTGTAGAAGCTTTATTGTCAAAAAATAATAAAATAAACATAAAAGGTTTAACAAGTTCCAATGAAACTTTATATGTTATTGTAGAGGATTTTTTCGATTTATCAGCAAAAATGGGCATTACTATTCATGGTATTGTTGGGTATAATTTACTGAAGAATTTTGTGGTTAAAATTAATTATAAGAATAAAAAAATAGTTTTTTATAAACCAGAAAAATATAGGTTAAAAAAATGCCGAAAATGTGAGATTTTTCCTTTATCCTTTTACAGAAGAAAACCCTACATAGATGCACAAGTTCAGTTAGATACTGTTGGAAATTCTTTAACCGATGTAAAACTTTTAGTAGATTCTGGAGGTACTGATGCTATTTGGCTTTTTGAAGATACAAAAGATATTATACAAACACCAAATCGTTTTTTTCCTGATGTTTTAGGAGAAGGTTTAAGTGGTCCCATTCATGGAAACAGGAGTAGAATTCCTAAAATAAAGCTGAAATCTTTTGAGTTAGAAAAACCGACAGTATCATTTTTAGATGCTGTTTCTACGTATAATGCTCGAAAATATAAAGAAAGAAATGGAAGTATTGGTGCCAGTATTTTAAATAGATTTGTTGTTTGGTTCGATTATTCTAACAGACAAATGATGCTTAAAAAAAATAGCTCTTTAAAAAAGGAGTTTAATTATAATATGAGTGGTTTAGATATTGTTTATTATGGAAAGCAATTAGTAAAAGAAGAAAACTCACAAAAATTAACGGGAGGTTATAACCAAAAGTTAAATACAGGAAATCAGAATAATTCAATTAGTTTTATTACCAGCTTTTCGTACAAATTTAAACCAACATATAAAATTAAAATGGTTGTACAAGGATCTCCAGCAGATAAAGCAGGTTTGTTAAAAGATGATGTTATTATCAAAATAAATGGAAGAGATTCTTATGATTTAACTCTTGGGCAAATTGTAAGTAAATTTAAAGAAAAAAAAGGTAGAAAAATTAAAATGGTAATTGAAAGAAAAGGTGTAAAAATGAAATTCCAATTTCGCTTAGAAGCTAAAATTTAA